A region of Spiribacter roseus DNA encodes the following proteins:
- the mraY gene encoding phospho-N-acetylmuramoyl-pentapeptide-transferase yields MLLMLAEQLEAFYSAFNVFQYLTFRAILGTLTALGIGLLVGPWLIGRLQRHQVGQYVRTDGPVSHYSKAGTPTMGGALMLVGIGVATLLWGDLTNRYVWLVLLTTLTFGAIGGTDDWLKLTRGSSEGLRARSKLLLQSIAALIAGAVLFAMATSPVQTTLILPFLKDVAIPLGILLIPLTWLVVVGASNAVNLTDGLDGLAIMPTVLVGGALGIFAYASGNVNFADYLAIPYVAGAGELTVFVGALVGAGLAFLWFNTYPAQVFMGDVGSLAMGAALGMIAMVVRQEVVLFIMGGVFVAETVSVMIQVLWFKRTGRRVFRMAPLHHHFELKGWPEPRVIVRFWIVSVVLVLIGLATLKLR; encoded by the coding sequence ATGCTCCTGATGCTTGCCGAACAGCTGGAGGCGTTCTACAGCGCGTTCAATGTTTTTCAGTATCTGACCTTCCGGGCCATCCTCGGCACGCTGACGGCGCTGGGCATCGGTCTGCTGGTGGGGCCCTGGCTGATCGGTCGGCTGCAGCGTCATCAGGTCGGCCAGTATGTCCGCACCGATGGGCCGGTCAGTCATTATTCCAAGGCCGGCACACCCACCATGGGGGGCGCCCTCATGCTGGTGGGCATTGGTGTGGCCACGCTCCTGTGGGGGGATCTGACCAATCGCTATGTCTGGCTCGTGCTGCTCACGACGCTGACCTTCGGGGCGATCGGCGGCACCGACGACTGGCTGAAACTCACCCGCGGCAGCAGCGAAGGGCTGCGGGCCCGCTCCAAACTGCTGCTGCAGAGCATTGCCGCGCTGATTGCCGGCGCGGTCCTGTTCGCGATGGCCACTTCACCCGTCCAGACCACGCTGATCCTGCCCTTTCTCAAGGATGTGGCGATCCCGCTGGGCATCCTGCTGATTCCGCTGACATGGCTGGTGGTGGTGGGCGCCTCGAATGCGGTCAATCTCACCGACGGGCTCGATGGCCTTGCCATCATGCCAACGGTCCTCGTCGGCGGTGCCCTGGGGATCTTCGCCTACGCCAGCGGCAATGTGAATTTCGCCGATTATCTGGCGATCCCCTACGTCGCCGGGGCGGGCGAGCTGACGGTTTTCGTCGGCGCGCTGGTGGGCGCGGGGCTGGCCTTTCTGTGGTTCAACACCTATCCGGCGCAGGTGTTCATGGGCGATGTCGGGTCGCTGGCGATGGGTGCGGCCCTGGGCATGATCGCCATGGTGGTCCGTCAGGAGGTCGTGCTGTTCATCATGGGGGGCGTGTTCGTCGCCGAGACGGTATCGGTGATGATCCAGGTGCTCTGGTTCAAGCGCACCGGGCGTCGCGTCTTTCGCATGGCACCGCTTCATCACCACTTCGAGCTCAAGGGTTGGCCGGAACCGCGGGTCATCGTGCGGTTCTGGATTGTCTCGGTGGTGCTGGTGCTCATCGGTCTGGCCACGTTGAAGCTGCGATGA
- a CDS encoding UDP-N-acetylmuramoyl-tripeptide--D-alanyl-D-alanine ligase → MEAVRLLSLVTEFGGESRGGEVTVTGVAIDSRRVSPGDLFIALRGERIDGHECIDAAARAGAAAALVDHYTDAALPQWRVDNPQRVLIELACRARSASRARVVGVTGSNGKTTVKEMLAAILGRCGTTRATEGNLNNELGVPLTLCGIDPDDDFAIVEMGCGKPGDIALLASWARPWVGVVTHAGPAHLEGFGSVAAVADCKGELFEELPAKGYAIVNADDPYAAVWEQKAAHCHIKRFSLDGHAADVTGVERADGRLEIRFEDAAITAAVALPGRHNRANALAAAAAARAAGASLETIADGLMAVAPVAGRLQYRDGLASMTLVDDSYNANPASLTAALETLTATGTPLWLVLGDMAELGDAGPALHRRAGEQARELGVERLFATGPLAAHAAEGFGAGGAGFATRAELVEAVKTAARPGINVLVKGSRSAAMDEVVAALAAGGSGEGRACS, encoded by the coding sequence ATGGAAGCGGTGCGGTTGCTGTCCCTGGTGACTGAGTTCGGCGGCGAATCGCGGGGCGGTGAGGTGACCGTCACAGGGGTCGCCATCGATTCACGCCGCGTCAGCCCCGGGGACCTGTTCATTGCCCTGCGTGGCGAGCGGATCGACGGACACGAATGCATCGATGCCGCGGCCCGGGCCGGTGCCGCGGCCGCGCTGGTCGATCACTACACCGACGCGGCGCTGCCGCAGTGGCGGGTGGACAACCCGCAGCGGGTGCTCATCGAGCTGGCCTGCCGCGCCCGGTCGGCGAGCCGTGCCCGGGTGGTGGGTGTGACCGGCAGCAATGGCAAGACCACGGTCAAGGAAATGCTCGCCGCCATCCTCGGGCGCTGCGGTACCACGCGGGCCACTGAAGGCAACCTGAACAATGAGCTGGGCGTGCCGCTGACGCTCTGTGGCATCGATCCGGATGATGACTTCGCCATCGTCGAGATGGGCTGCGGTAAACCCGGCGATATCGCGCTGCTGGCAAGCTGGGCGCGTCCATGGGTCGGTGTGGTGACACATGCCGGTCCGGCCCACCTGGAGGGTTTTGGCAGTGTGGCGGCGGTGGCCGACTGTAAGGGCGAGCTGTTCGAGGAACTGCCGGCCAAGGGTTATGCCATCGTCAATGCCGATGACCCCTACGCCGCGGTCTGGGAGCAAAAGGCGGCGCATTGCCATATCAAGCGCTTCAGCCTCGACGGCCATGCCGCCGACGTCACAGGGGTGGAGCGGGCCGACGGCCGGCTCGAGATCCGTTTCGAGGATGCCGCCATCACCGCGGCGGTGGCCCTGCCCGGGCGTCATAACCGGGCCAATGCGCTGGCGGCCGCCGCCGCGGCGCGTGCCGCCGGGGCCAGCCTCGAGACCATCGCCGACGGGCTCATGGCCGTGGCCCCCGTCGCGGGACGACTTCAGTATCGCGACGGCCTCGCCTCGATGACGCTGGTGGATGACAGCTACAACGCCAACCCGGCCTCCCTGACGGCGGCACTCGAGACACTGACCGCGACCGGGACACCGCTCTGGCTGGTCCTGGGCGATATGGCGGAGTTGGGCGATGCAGGCCCGGCGCTGCATCGCCGCGCGGGCGAGCAGGCCCGCGAGCTGGGGGTCGAGCGCTTATTCGCCACCGGTCCGCTCGCGGCCCATGCGGCCGAGGGCTTCGGTGCCGGCGGTGCCGGGTTTGCGACCCGCGCTGAACTGGTGGAGGCGGTCAAGACCGCCGCCCGGCCCGGGATCAACGTGCTGGTCAAGGGATCGCGCTCGGCGGCGATGGATGAAGTGGTCGCCGCACTGGCGGCCGGCGGGTCAGGGGAGGGACGCGCATGCTCCTGA
- a CDS encoding UDP-N-acetylmuramoyl-L-alanyl-D-glutamate--2,6-diaminopimelate ligase has product MSRVWSAEALLAPWLVDARLKGVGVTGIALDARQLAPGGLFLALAGYRAHGLDYLDQALAAGAGVVLYEPAAGQEHPAIAARCDAAGAVAIARAGVGALASAIAGRFYDEPSRAMTVIAVTGTDGKTSVSHYIAQMAEDLQGPAAVMGTVGWGRPGQLRASTQTTADPVSIQARLAALRDDGICCVAMEVSSHALAQHRVDGVTFATAVLTHVGRDHLDYHGSAAAYGAAKRRLFAWPGLRRQVLNGEDAVGADLAAHPLSDATPVVYGRTGAADLCLSRLERRAEGLELGIDHAGRQHTAHLPLIGDFNALNALAALGALIESGNVPAALGALGRLQPVPGRMERFTVEGGPVVIVDYAHTAGALAAALDALRPHVRGRLWVVFGCGGDRDTGKRPLMGAAAGQRADGIILTSDNPRSESPAAILEAVRAGCAGHGDCRVIEDRASAITAAIEMVGPGDAVLIAGKGHETEQQIGATAHAFSDRDCAASVLSRRAG; this is encoded by the coding sequence ATGAGCCGGGTCTGGTCCGCCGAAGCGCTGCTTGCCCCCTGGCTGGTGGATGCCCGGTTGAAGGGCGTTGGCGTGACCGGTATCGCGCTAGATGCCCGGCAGCTTGCCCCGGGTGGCCTGTTTCTGGCGCTGGCCGGTTACCGGGCCCATGGCCTGGACTATCTCGATCAGGCCCTCGCGGCCGGGGCGGGCGTGGTGCTCTATGAACCCGCGGCCGGGCAGGAACACCCCGCCATCGCCGCGCGCTGCGACGCCGCCGGCGCCGTGGCCATCGCCAGGGCCGGCGTCGGCGCGCTGGCCAGCGCCATCGCCGGTCGATTCTACGATGAGCCATCGCGGGCGATGACGGTGATCGCGGTCACGGGCACCGATGGCAAGACCTCGGTCTCCCACTACATCGCCCAGATGGCCGAAGATCTGCAGGGACCGGCGGCGGTGATGGGGACCGTGGGCTGGGGGCGCCCGGGGCAGCTCCGCGCCTCGACACAGACCACCGCCGATCCGGTCAGTATTCAGGCGCGCCTGGCGGCGCTGCGGGACGACGGCATTTGCTGCGTGGCGATGGAAGTCTCCTCGCATGCCCTGGCGCAACACCGTGTGGACGGCGTGACGTTTGCCACCGCAGTGCTGACCCATGTGGGGCGCGATCATCTTGACTACCACGGCTCGGCGGCGGCCTATGGCGCCGCCAAGCGCCGTCTGTTCGCGTGGCCCGGCCTGCGCCGTCAGGTCCTCAATGGGGAGGATGCCGTGGGCGCGGATCTGGCCGCGCACCCGCTATCGGACGCCACCCCGGTCGTCTACGGCCGGACGGGTGCCGCTGATCTGTGCCTGTCGCGGCTCGAGCGTCGGGCCGAAGGGCTCGAGCTGGGCATCGATCATGCCGGTCGGCAGCATACCGCTCACCTGCCGCTGATCGGCGATTTCAATGCCCTCAACGCCCTCGCGGCGCTGGGCGCATTGATCGAGTCCGGCAATGTGCCGGCGGCGCTGGGCGCGTTGGGCCGGCTGCAACCGGTACCGGGTCGCATGGAGCGATTCACCGTGGAGGGCGGTCCGGTGGTGATTGTCGACTATGCGCATACCGCCGGGGCCCTCGCGGCGGCGCTCGATGCCCTGCGACCCCATGTCCGCGGCCGGCTATGGGTGGTCTTTGGCTGCGGGGGCGATCGTGACACCGGCAAGCGGCCCCTGATGGGAGCGGCTGCCGGCCAGCGCGCCGATGGCATCATTCTGACCAGCGACAACCCCCGTTCCGAGTCGCCGGCGGCGATTCTCGAGGCCGTCCGGGCCGGCTGCGCGGGCCACGGTGACTGCCGGGTCATCGAGGATCGCGCAAGCGCGATCACCGCCGCCATCGAGATGGTCGGTCCCGGCGATGCCGTGCTGATCGCCGGCAAGGGCCACGAGACCGAGCAGCAGATCGGCGCCACGGCCCACGCCTTCAGTGATCGTGACTGTGCGGCCAGCGTGCTGTCGCGGAGGGCGGGCTGA
- a CDS encoding peptidoglycan D,D-transpeptidase FtsI family protein yields MNRRKARSVAPPAWRRVLVLVLLLALPVVLMARAVSLQLIDGPFLQGQGEQRHLRVESLPAHRGTIRDRQGQPLAISAPVDSVWADPRVTTQEASQQDLAALARLLDTDPARLRSDLNERRERAFFYLERHVSPDLAARVSALDVPGVALQREYRRFYPTGEVSGHVLGFTNIDDHGQEGLELAYDDWLSGEPGAKRVLRDRHGRNIEDVERLREPDPGHDLTLTLDKRLQYVAYRELKAAVERHQAASGSIVLMDADNGDILAMANQPSFNPNRRSEMTGGRYRNRAVTDTYEPGSVVKPFTVLAALRTGRYTPETVVETAPGVMRVGGHQVRDVRNFGELTVAGVLRKSSNVGAAQMALSLESGQVWQTLNSLGIGEPSGVGLPGDSAGRLSSMPSERPIERATLAFGYGLSVSNLQLARAYSAIASGGELPTPALIADGRRPDPERVMSARRAAQLREMLTAVTESGGTATQAAIPGYQVAGKTGTSRKAVSGGYAEDRYISTFAGMAPASDPRFVAVVTIDEPRGDAYYAGPVAGPVFAAVMGDALRLYNVMPDAAFDQPGLTVAGGESP; encoded by the coding sequence ATGAACCGGCGCAAGGCCCGCTCCGTGGCACCGCCGGCGTGGCGTCGTGTGCTGGTGCTGGTCTTGCTGCTGGCGCTGCCGGTGGTGTTGATGGCGCGGGCCGTATCGCTGCAGCTGATCGATGGGCCGTTCCTGCAGGGACAGGGGGAGCAGCGTCATCTGCGGGTGGAATCCCTGCCCGCGCATCGCGGCACGATCCGCGACCGGCAGGGCCAGCCGCTGGCCATCAGCGCACCGGTGGACTCGGTCTGGGCGGATCCGCGCGTGACCACACAAGAGGCTTCGCAGCAGGATCTGGCCGCGCTGGCCCGCCTGCTCGACACCGATCCGGCCAGGCTGCGTTCGGACCTGAACGAGCGCCGCGAACGGGCGTTTTTCTACCTCGAGCGCCATGTCAGCCCGGACCTTGCCGCCCGGGTGAGCGCACTGGATGTCCCCGGCGTCGCCCTGCAGCGTGAATACCGCCGGTTCTATCCCACTGGAGAGGTCAGTGGCCATGTGCTCGGCTTCACCAACATCGATGATCACGGCCAGGAGGGCCTCGAACTCGCCTACGATGATTGGTTGTCCGGCGAGCCGGGCGCCAAGCGTGTTCTGCGCGACCGCCACGGGCGCAATATCGAGGATGTCGAGCGACTGCGCGAGCCTGATCCCGGGCATGATCTGACACTGACCCTCGACAAACGCCTGCAGTACGTCGCCTACCGCGAGCTCAAGGCCGCCGTCGAGCGGCATCAGGCCGCCAGTGGCTCCATCGTGCTGATGGACGCGGACAATGGCGACATCCTGGCGATGGCCAATCAGCCTTCGTTCAATCCCAATCGCCGCTCGGAGATGACCGGTGGGCGTTACCGCAACCGCGCTGTCACCGACACCTACGAACCCGGCTCGGTGGTGAAGCCGTTTACGGTCCTGGCCGCGCTGCGCACGGGTCGCTATACCCCCGAGACCGTCGTCGAGACGGCGCCGGGTGTCATGCGGGTGGGTGGCCATCAGGTGCGTGATGTCCGCAATTTCGGCGAGCTCACGGTCGCCGGCGTGCTGCGCAAGTCGAGCAATGTCGGTGCCGCGCAGATGGCGCTGTCCCTCGAGTCGGGGCAGGTCTGGCAGACACTCAACAGCCTCGGCATTGGCGAGCCCAGTGGCGTGGGGCTGCCTGGCGATAGCGCTGGCAGGCTTTCTTCCATGCCCTCGGAGCGCCCCATCGAGCGGGCGACCCTCGCCTTTGGTTACGGCCTGTCGGTGAGCAATCTGCAGCTGGCAAGGGCCTACTCGGCCATCGCCTCCGGTGGGGAACTGCCCACGCCCGCGCTGATCGCGGACGGGCGCCGGCCGGACCCCGAGCGGGTGATGAGCGCCCGGCGCGCCGCCCAGCTCCGCGAAATGCTGACCGCTGTGACCGAGTCCGGAGGCACGGCGACACAGGCGGCCATTCCCGGCTATCAGGTCGCCGGCAAGACCGGCACCAGCCGCAAGGCCGTGTCCGGCGGTTATGCCGAGGACCGTTACATCTCGACCTTTGCGGGCATGGCACCGGCCAGTGACCCGCGTTTTGTGGCCGTGGTGACGATCGATGAGCCCCGCGGTGATGCCTACTACGCGGGCCCCGTGGCCGGGCCAGTGTTTGCGGCGGTGATGGGTGACGCACTGCGGTTGTATAACGTGATGCCCGATGCAGCCTTCGATCAGCCGGGTCTGACCGTGGCCGGCGGAGAGTCGCCATGA
- the ftsL gene encoding cell division protein FtsL: MKRPILTLLVLGVLAVGSAVAVVEVRHETRSLFVTLESLRDNRDQLNTAWRQLQLEQGALAMQSRVERIARESIGLKAIDPQNTTLIRLESGGERQ, encoded by the coding sequence ATGAAACGCCCGATCCTGACATTGCTGGTACTGGGCGTGCTGGCGGTGGGCTCAGCGGTTGCGGTGGTGGAGGTGCGCCACGAAACCCGCAGTCTTTTCGTCACCCTCGAGTCACTGCGCGACAACCGTGATCAGCTCAACACCGCATGGCGGCAGCTGCAGCTCGAGCAGGGTGCCCTTGCCATGCAGTCCCGGGTCGAGCGCATTGCCCGTGAGTCCATCGGTCTCAAGGCGATCGATCCACAGAACACGACGCTGATCCGGCTGGAATCCGGGGGCGAGCGACAATGA
- the rsmH gene encoding 16S rRNA (cytosine(1402)-N(4))-methyltransferase RsmH, translated as MNSPREHAAVMRDEAVAALAPRIDGVYVDATYGRGGHAGALLEALGEGARLWLVDRDPEAVAQAHERHGHDPRCRILQANFAELGIELRAAGLAGRVSGILLDLGVSSPQLDQPQRGFSFMREGPLDMRMDNGGGETAAEWLERVDAGTLVRVLREYGEERYARRIAAAIVAARDAAALPQTTTGLARLITEAVPRPEPGRHPATRSFQAIRIHLNGELESLSRLLDDICELLEPGGRLVVISFHSLEDRRVKRFMTRNSQVGDLPPGAGVVPAEKRPGLRRVGRAHRPAEAEVQRNPRARSATLRIAERLP; from the coding sequence GTGAACTCGCCACGGGAGCATGCGGCCGTCATGCGCGACGAGGCGGTGGCCGCCCTCGCTCCGCGCATCGACGGTGTGTATGTGGACGCCACCTACGGGCGCGGCGGCCATGCCGGGGCGCTTCTCGAGGCGCTGGGCGAAGGGGCCCGTCTGTGGCTGGTGGATCGTGATCCCGAAGCCGTCGCGCAGGCACACGAACGCCACGGTCATGACCCACGCTGCCGGATCCTGCAGGCCAACTTCGCCGAATTGGGCATAGAGCTTCGCGCCGCCGGTCTGGCGGGCCGGGTCTCCGGGATCCTCCTGGATCTGGGCGTGTCCTCTCCCCAGCTTGATCAGCCCCAGCGTGGCTTCAGCTTCATGCGCGAGGGACCGCTCGACATGCGCATGGACAACGGCGGGGGCGAAACGGCAGCCGAGTGGCTCGAGCGGGTCGACGCCGGCACGCTGGTGCGTGTGCTCAGGGAGTACGGCGAAGAGCGCTACGCCCGTCGCATCGCGGCGGCGATTGTGGCGGCGCGGGACGCCGCCGCGCTGCCGCAGACCACCACGGGACTGGCTCGGCTGATCACCGAGGCGGTACCGCGGCCCGAACCGGGTCGCCATCCGGCGACACGCAGCTTTCAGGCGATCCGTATCCACCTCAATGGCGAGCTGGAATCGCTGAGCCGGCTGCTCGATGACATCTGCGAGTTGCTTGAGCCCGGCGGCCGCCTGGTGGTGATCAGTTTTCATTCCCTCGAGGACCGTCGCGTCAAGCGTTTCATGACGCGCAACAGCCAGGTCGGCGATCTGCCGCCCGGGGCCGGTGTCGTGCCCGCGGAAAAGCGCCCGGGGCTGCGCCGCGTCGGGCGCGCCCACCGGCCCGCCGAAGCCGAGGTGCAGCGCAACCCACGCGCACGCAGCGCCACCCTGCGCATCGCGGAGCGGTTGCCATGA
- the mraZ gene encoding division/cell wall cluster transcriptional repressor MraZ, translated as MFRGVTQINLDAKGRIAFPSRYRERLSSLCDGNLVVTVDRDHCLLIYPLSEWEDIEQKLVRLPSLNPTARRLQRLLIGHATECPLDGNGRILLPGPLRSFAGLDKRTVLIGQGNKFELWDEDSWTTRRDEWLAEGTDAEELPDDLQSLSL; from the coding sequence GTTTCGCGGTGTCACCCAGATCAATCTTGACGCAAAGGGGCGCATAGCCTTTCCCAGCCGCTATCGCGAGCGGCTGTCGAGCCTTTGCGACGGGAACCTGGTGGTCACCGTCGACCGCGACCACTGCCTGTTGATCTACCCCCTGTCGGAGTGGGAGGACATCGAGCAGAAGCTGGTCCGGCTGCCCAGCCTCAACCCCACGGCCCGACGTCTGCAGCGGCTGCTGATCGGTCATGCCACCGAATGTCCGCTGGACGGTAACGGCCGGATACTGCTGCCGGGTCCGTTGCGGAGCTTCGCCGGACTCGACAAGCGCACCGTGCTGATCGGTCAGGGCAACAAGTTCGAGCTCTGGGACGAGGACAGCTGGACGACGCGCCGGGATGAATGGCTGGCGGAAGGAACCGATGCCGAGGAGCTGCCCGATGACCTGCAATCGCTATCGCTCTAA